TCAGAGATTCGCTGATAACCCTGATCTTCTATTTTCCCTATAAGAGCCTGAAGCAAATTGTTGTTGATCTTCACATATTTCGACATCCTTTTTAGCTCCTTAAGGGATAATTCCTGCTGCTCAGGGTCATGAATGAGATGCATATAATAATCGTACGGAGAAAATATCAGTAGCAGTGTATCCCTTGTAGCTTGCTTTAGCAAAGGCATAAAATATTTCTTTTCAACTGAAATATGCCTGGAGAGGATGTTCATAAATTCTTTGAGGGCTACCTTGGCCTCGGGGGCATCGTAATTGAAGTACGGACTTTTGAGTCTGGCGACTTCCTTTGTCCACTCAGAAAGTAAGTATTTGATTACGAATAAATTAATTTGCCTTATTTCCTGAAGTTCCAGTATTTCCTTACCGGAGATTGTTTGGTTATTATTAAAATGTTGACTGACTACAATTTCACAGAACCGGTTACAATAGTCCTCGATTCCCTTATTATTGAGATTATTTTCCATACTTTTCAATTACCCTAATCAATTATCGTTTTTACCTTTGTCTGGCAAATACATTTATAAAGTTAGCAAATATGCCCAAGATCGTTATCAAAAATCTCGATAACAAAATCATTTCAGGCAACGAAGCGCCTGAATCAATATTGAATATACTGCAGGATAATTTTGTCGACTGGATGCATGCCTGCGGTGGCAAAGGCAGGTGCACTACCTGTAAAGCCATAATCCTGGAAGGCGAAGAAAACCTCGGCCCCCTCACTACACACGAAAAACGCTTTGCAGATATGAACGCACTAAAACCCAACGAAAGATTAACCTGCCAGTGCATAGTCGAAAAAGGGGAGATTGTTATTAAAGTCCCCGAAACCAGCAAACTACCCCATATGAAATACTCAGACTAGTCTGTTTACCATTTCCTGTTTGCCATTAACTGCTTTCTCTTCATCATTCAGTTTACCAACCCTCAGGTCACCATTACTCCCGTCTTCCTCCCAATAGCCAACCCGCAAATCACACCGATTACCAAACACCGCTCACTGCTAACCATGTCTGTCACAATACTCCGGTCTTCCCACCTAACCAACATGCAAATCCCGGCTCTCGCATCAAAACCCCGGCCCCATATCCCAAGTCTCGTATCTAATTACTATTTTTGAAGAATGTTTGTAGAGCCTAATTTTGGTAAAGCCAAGAAAACGGGGTGGATTGAGGTGATCTGCGGGTGTATGTTTTCCGGGAAAACCGAAGAATTGATAAGAAGATTAAACCGATCGCTTATAGCAAAGCAGAAGGTTGAAATATTTAAACCTGCCGTTGACGTCAGGTATCACAAAAGTGATGTAGTATCCCATAACGAAAATGCGATCAGGTCCACGCCTGTCGATTTTGCCGATGACATTATACTCATGGCCGGCGATTGCGACGTAGTAGGCATTGACGAGGCTCAGTTTTTCGATGAAGAGATCGTTACAGTATGTAATAAACTGGCAAACAGCGGCAAACGTGTTATCGTAGCTGGGTTGGACATGGACTTTGAAGGGAAACCTTTTGGCCCTATGCCCAACTTGCTTGCTGTAGCAGAATTTGTTACCAAGGTACATGCCATATGTGCCCGGTCTGGTGAGATTGCATCTTTTTCATTCAGGTTGACAGACGATCAGGGCAAAGTTTTATTAGGCGAAAAACAACAGTATGAAGCCAGAAGCAGAAGGAGCTTTTTCGAAGGAATGAAAGACCGTAAATCTAACCAGTGAGCAGGATAGTATTATTTATTTTCTGTGTTATAATTTGGCGCATGGGGTTGGGTCAAAATGATATTCCCATTGGTACCTGGCGCACCCATTACGCGTACTATAATTTAAAACATGTTGTTGAGGCAGAAAACAGAATATTTGCTTCTGCTGAGAGCGGTCTTTTCTATTTTGATAAAGACGATAATAGTATTACAAAACTATCAAAGATCGATGGCTTGCAGGCTGAGGATATTACAGCGCTGTATTTTGATCACTCCACATCGCAGCTTTTAATAGGCTATGGTTCGGGTAACCTTGATGTGATCCGGGGCAATGAAATATTTAGCCTTGATCTTACTTCCACGTCACAGATTATAGGTTCAAAAAGAATCAATCATATTACCAGCTTTCAGTCATTTGCCTACATAGCCACTGATTATGGTGTGTTAAAATTTGACCTGAGCAGACTTGAGGTTACGGAGACCTATAGAGAGTTAGGTGCAGGTGCAGAACCTTTGAAGATCAACCAAAGTACTGTTTTGAATGACAGTCTTTTTCTGGCTACGGAGGAAGGAGTGCTTGCGGCTAATCTTATTGATGGTACCAATTTGCTGGATTACCAAAACTGGAAAAGATTTGACATTGCAGAGGGTATACCTGCTTCCCCGATCCAAATCATTGTTTCTTTGAATAATATTGTATTGGCAGGTATAGACGAAGACCAGCTATACAAGTACGAGGATATTTGGCAGGCTACCGGCTTGCTGATGGGTGCCGATTTTAGTGAAGCTTCATCTAATGATCAGCAGGCATTGATTGTTCATAGCGGAGCCCTTACAGGCATTTCTCTGTCACTTCAGCAAACCTCTGTTCAGAGCGACTTATTGTCGGTTGTAAGCATGGCTATTAACGATCAGGAGGGGCACCTATGGATTGCTGATGCTCAAAACGGACTTATCACCGATTATACCGGAGCGTTTCAGTCCCTTGAATTAAATGGCCCTTATAAGAACGAAATTTTTCGTTTTGGGCAGTTTAACAATTCCATTTATGCTTTTCCCGGAGGATATGCTTCCGGCATGAATCCGATGGGAAGTGATGCTGGCTTTTACATTTTCAGCGGGAATTCCTGGCAAAACTATAACATCGCTGGCATTGATTATACAATACCTGAGTTTAAGGATATAGTAGACGGAGCATATCAGGAAAGCTCTGGTAGCCTGTTCCTCGCTTCTGCAGGTTACGGACTTTTGAAACTTACAAATAATGGAGAAAGTACCATTATTGATGAGATAAACAGCCCTCTGGAAAACCTTAGCGTCGCTGAACGGCGCGTTATCATTCCTGCTTTGACAAAAGCCAATGGAGGCTTATGGGTACTTAACTATGGCGCAGCTTACCCACTGCATTTCCTTGATAAAGATGGCAATTGGGCCTCCTATAACTTGAACCTTACAGCCGCCAGTTATCCTATAAAGATAATGATAGTAAATCATCAGGTTTGGATGATCATTGACCCAACTGTTGAAGGGGGTATACTGGTTTTCGAACCTGAAACAAATGAATATAGATTCCTGTCGGACGTTACCAACAATGGTGGTTTAAAAGGAGACCGGGTTTATGATTTTGCATTAGACAAAGAGGGGTTGGTTTGGGTAGGTACCAATGACGGCGTATCAGTATTTACGTTGCCTTCAGAAGTGCTTGAGGGAAATGTTGATGCTGTTGAGCCCATTTTTGAAAATGGTTTGCTGTTCAGAAATGAGGATGTACTCTGTATAGAAATTGACGGTGGCAATCGCAAATGGATAGGGACAACCAAAGGAGCGTGGCTGTTTAACGATGCCGCTGATGAGCAGATATTACATTTTGACCAGAGCAATAGCCCACTTCCTGACAATAGGGTTTTTGATATAGAGATAAATACAGAAACGGGAGAGGTCTTCTTTGCTACAAACAAGGGTATAGTGTCGTACCGAGGCACTGCTACGGAGGCGAGGGAGGAGCACTCTGATGTTAAAATATTTCCTAACCCTGTAACGGAAGATTTTAATGGTACAGTGGGTATATCGGGTCTGGCCTCAGATGCAGTAGTAAAGATCACGGATATATCTGGTAAGCTGATCTGGCAAATGCAAGCCAATGGAGGTACGGCTACGTGGAATGTTTCAGACTACAATGGTAACAGGGCCGAATCGGGCATCTACCTTGTATTTAGTGCTTCCGAAGATGGTGAAGATACTTTTGTAGGCAAAATAGCAGTAATTAACTGATGCTTCACAAGACTCGGGGTATAGTATTCAAATATTTCAAGTATCGCGATACATCGATCATTGCCAAGGTATTTACAGAAGAGTTTGGGTTGCAAACCTATATTGTTAATGGTGTCAGAAGCAAATCTTCCAAAGGCAGGATAGCCCTCTATCAGCCACTGACATTGCTGGACCTTGTAGTATATTACAAAGAGACGGCCGATATTAATAGAATTTCAGAAGTAAAATGTGGTAGCCCTTTTCAGACCATACAGACCGATGTTAGAAAAACTGCCATTGCCATGTTTATAGCAGAGATACTCTATAAGTGCGTGAAGGAAGAAGGCGAAGTGCATGATCTTTTTGAGTTTATTTATCGCTCTATAGAAATATTGGATCACCTGGAAACCAATTATCAGAATTTTCACCTTCAATTCATGCTTAAGCTTTCCAAATACCTAGGGTTTGGCATTGAAAGCTCAGATTTTCTTGATGTCTTTTATGCAGAGGAAGCATTTTTAGTCAATGAATTGATGGATAATTCTTATGAAGATTCTGCCAGGCTCAATAACAGCTCAAGAAGAAAAATGCTGGATCACATTATTAAGTTTTTTCAGACTAATGTCGATTCTTTGAAAGAGATCAATTCTATCAAAGTTCTTCAGGAAGTTCTGTAACAAACCGAATTCATTAAATTAAATTTCATATAGGAGTGGATATGTATATGTAATATTGTGTATATTTTTGATGTATTTAATTTATAAAATTATACATGTCATGAAAAAAGTTTTATTATATACTTCTTTTTGCTCCTTTCTGTAGTTGTTCAGGCCCAGTCTGGCAAAGCGCTTTTATACGAAAGCTCTGAATTTGTATGGTGCGGCCTTGACTACTCCCATGTAAAGTGCATTGGCCGCGATGGCTTCAATGAACCTTACGAAGTGAAACATAAGTACTTTGATGCATGGAATGAGCTGGTACTGGCAGAAGCTGATAAATATGACCTGCAAGAAGCTTATTACAAATCGAGGCAGATTACCGACCTAAGTGTTGTTGACAGAAGAAACGATATACCTGATGTAGATAAACTGGTAATTAATGATAGCTACCAATTTGAAAAAGGCAAGCTTCAGGAAATCATAAAAGATTATGATCTGGAGAAATCTGATGAAGGTCTTGGGTTAGTTTACGTTGTTGAGTCACTGAATAAATACAGGCAAACAGCTGTCATCTATGTGGTGTTTTTTGATATTGCCAGTAAAGAAATCCTTTGGAATAAAAGTTACACTACAGATGCCCGGGGGTTTGGCTTTAGAAACTACTGGGCACGCACAATCTACAATACCATGAATGAGAGCGGCGAAGACTTTAAAGCTGATCAAAAGCCCTATAAAAGAGATAAATAGGTGCTGTTTGATATTTTAATTGTTAAAGGACCACCCTCTCACCGAAACTATGTGAGAGAGGTTTTAATAGGAAACGACCTTTACCAAGTTACTTAGTGCCCGGTCGTGTTTTTTTACAAACGGGTTGCCAGAGTCCCATACGTAGCCGGCAAGTACGGAGCAGATCTGTTGCTTAATTTTTTCATTAGGGCTGTTACTGAAAAATATCTTTTGCAGGTCACCGGCATACCAGGCTTCAATAAAAGTTTTGAAGACATCAACACCACCCAGAATGTATTGAGCATAATCCTTTTCCCAGTTTATGGTTTTCCCGGCCAGTTGCTCAGAGATCAGCTCTGCCGCCAGAGCTGCCGATTCAGTTGCCAGTGTTACACCCGATGAGAAAATAGGATCAACAAAGCCGGAAGCATTGCCTGTTAATACATAACCGTTACCATAAAGTTGTTTTACTGCCGATGCATAACCTGTAATGGTTCGGGGTTCAAATACCATTTCACAGTCAGTGAAGCGTTCTTTAAGTGCCGGGATCTCAGCTATCCATTTTCTCATCTGCTTTTCTTTTGAGCCCTCATACCGGTGAACGCCTTCAGGGGAACCTACAATACCTATCGATGAAGTGCCATCGGCAAAAGGAATTACCCAGCCCCATACATCATTGGTATAGACAATGATGATAATACGCATTCTTTCTTTGTCATCGGAAACCTCTTTCGGCTTTACGTGGCAGAAAAAAGAACTTCGCTCTGGCAGCCCGGAAGGCTGATCCAGATCTAATAGCCGTGGTAGCACCCTGCCATAACCACTGGAGTCCACAATGATCCGCGCCCGGATATCAGATGTGCAGCCTGCTTTTTCAACTGTAGTTACGGAAGATCCGTCCTGATTAAATCTGACAGCAGTCACTTCTGCTTCGTAATCAAGGCAGATGCCTCTTCTCATCACTTCTTCGGCTAGTATATGGTCAAACCGGTCACGTTTTACCTGCCACGTCCACGTCCAGCCATCTGAAAACTGGCTGGCAAAATCAAAGTCGCAGATCTCATGCTTATCGGCAAATTTGGCTCCGTATTTTTTCTGAAAACCGGCCTGCTCAATAACATCTATAAAATCTGCTTTTTCAAAGTTGTGCATAGAACGTGGGAGCAGGCTTTCACCAATTACAAAACGAGGAAATTTCTGCTTTTCTACTATTTTCACATGGAGCCCTTTCTTTTGCAGGATAGCTGCAGCTACGGTACCTGAAGGCCCGGCCCCTATTACAAGCACATCTACTTTTTCCTCTGTTTCCAAATCATTCATACCAGTAATACTTTAATCCTAAAGGCCTTGACCAATCATAAAAAACCAATATAAAACTTTGTTTAATAATAGCTTAATAATTTGTTTTGTGATTTCTTGCACAAAGAAAATATTAGTTTCTCAATAAGTTTTAAAACTGTAAAAATTTAGTTTCAGAGTGATGGTAAAAATAGGTTTGGGAGCATTAACGCTCGCTGATATAGAAAAAGCAGTTTTTAAAACGGAAAAAGTCGAACTGTCAGAGGAGGCACGAAACATTGTCAACGACAGCTACGCATTCCTTAGCGAATTTTCGAAAAACAAGGTGATTTATGGGATTAATACAGGTTTTGGTCCTATGGCGCAATACAAAATAAGCGAAGGGGAGCAAAAAGACCTTCAATTTAACCTTATTCGCAGTCATGCCTCCGGTTTAGGTGATATCCTTGATCCTGTTTATGTAAGGGCCTCAATGCTTGCCAGGCTCAACACCCTGTCCCTTGGGTATTCCGGAGTAAATATTTCGGCTACTCAAATACTGATAGACTTATTGAACAACCATATTTCTCCTGTTATTTTTGAACATGGAGGCGTTGGGGCCAGCGGAGACCTTGTTCAACTGGCACACCTTGCCCTGGTCATGATAGGAGAAGGAGAGGTCGTATATAATAACCAGCGCAGATCCACTTCGGAGGTGTTTGACGAGCTTGGTATCACACCGATGAGTATTAAGCTCAGGGAAGGACTGGCAGTGATGAATGGTACCAGTGTAATGACAGGTATAGGTATAATCAATGCCATCTATGCGCAGAGAGCTATTGAGTGGTCAGTGGGCATATCTGCCATGATATGCGAAATGGTCGACTCTTACGATGATTATTTTTCGGCCGAACTGAACAATACAAAGAAGCATTCGGGGCAGCAACATATCGCCAGGCTGATGCGAGAAGGTATGGCTGATAGTAAATATATCAGAAAACGTGAAAAGCAACTTTATAATACGCACATTGAGGAAGAGATAATCAGTAACAAAGTTCAGGAGTACTATTCATTGCGCTGTGTACCTCAGATATTAGGAGCTATCTACGAAACTATTATTGAGGCACAGAAGTTGTTGGTGGAAGAAATTAATTCAGCCAACGATAACCCAATTGTGGATGCGAAAAGCGGCAATGTATTTCATGGTGGTAACTTTCATGGAGACTATGTGTCGTTTGAAATGGATAAACTGAAAATTGCCATAACCAAACTTTCTATGCTTGCCGAAAGACAATTGAATTTCCTGATGAATCCCCAGTTAAACGGCGTGCTTAGTCCGTTTGTGAATTTGGGCAAACTCGGTTTTAATTTTGGGATGCAGGGAGTACAGTTTACAGCAACCTCCACAACAGCAGAAAACCAGATGCTATCTAACCCAATGTATGTACATAGTATACCCAACAATAATGACAATCAGGATATTGTAAGCATGGGAGCAAATGCTGCCTTGTGTGCTAAAAAAGTCATTGAAAACACATTTGAGGTATTGGCCATTGAGGTTATATCCATAGTGCAGGCCCTGGATTATTTGAAAAAGACTGGGGGATTGTCTATGCAAAGCAAGCAGATATATAGCGAGATAAGAGAGATAATACCTGAGTTTAGCGGTGATTATCCTATTTATAATGACCTGAGAAAAGTGAAAGAGTTTATGATGGAAAATTCTTTACTGAAGGTTTAATTCATTATTGGAAGTGAAAAATTATATGAATAAATTGCAAATCGTTTGAAAAAGACGATTTTGAATTAATCACGTCTATGAAATATGCATTGGTTACGGGCGGCTCCCGTGGTATCGGCAAAGCAATTTGCATTCAGTTGGCAGAGCAGGGGTATAACATTTTGATCAACTACGCCTCAAATAAAAAGGCGGCAGAACAAGTGAAAGCAGCAGTGGAAGAAGCAGGCAGAGTAGCTGAACTTATACCTTTTAATGTAGCGGATAGAAAAGAAACCAATGAAGTGCTGGGACAGTGGCAAAAGAACAACGCTGACAAAAAAATTGAAGTGCTGGTGAACAATGCCGGTATCAAGAAGGACAACCTTATGATCTGGATGAAGGATGAAGAGTGGGATGATGTGGTTGATACCAGTTTGGGAGGCTTTTATAATGTTACCAAAAGTGTTTTACAGGAAATGGTTAAGACCAAAAATGGTAAGATTATCAATGTAGTGTCATTATCAGGTCTTAAAGGTTTACCCGGGCAGACAAACTATTCGGCAGCCAAGGCGGCGGTAATTGGAGCTACAAAGGCCCTGGCCCAGGAAGTTGCCAGAAGAAACATTACTGTTAATGCAGTAGCGCCGGGCTTTATTAAGACAGAAATGACTGAGGGTATTGACGAAAAGGAATATAAATCTATGATTCCTATGCGTCGGTTTGGAACAGCGGAGGAAGTAGCAAAAGTAGTAGGATTTTTAGCATCAGATGCCTCCTCATATATCACAGGAGAAACAATATCAATTAATGGAGGTCTGTATTAATCAGATTCAGTTTAAATGAACAGGGTAGTTATTACCGGTATAGGTATTTATTCGTGTATAGGGAAAAATCTTGAAGAGGTTAGAGACTCTTTATATAAGGGCAAGTCCGGTATAGGAACAGACCCCGAACGAAAAGATTTAGGGTTTAGGTCTTCTCTAACTGGTATCGTTGAACGACCAGTACTAAAGGAAATGCTCAACCGCAGACAGCGCATTGGCCTGGCTGAACAGGGTGAATATGCTTACATGTCAACCATAGAAGCAATGAAGCTGGCCAACATGGATGAGGAGTTTTTGGCTAATGAAAACGTTGGGATCATCTTCGGAAATGACAGTTCTGCCAAACCATGTATTGAGGCGGTAGACACGCTTCGGGTAAAAAAAGATACTACCTTAATTGGCAGTGGATCAATATTTCAGTCTATGAATAGTACTGTAACTATGAATCTGGCCACCATTTTCAAATTAAAAGGAATAAACTTTACTGTAAGCGCAGCATGTGCAAGTGGCTCTCACTCCATAGGGCTGGGATATATGATGGTAAAAAGCGGTATGCAGGATAAAGTTATATGCGGAGGCGCCCAGGAAGTAAACTACCATTCTATGGGAAGTTTTGATGGTTTGGGCACTTTCTCAGTGCAAGAAACGGATCCTTCGGCATCTTCAAGGCCCTTTGATAAGAAAAGGGATGGGCTGGTGCCTAGCGGAGGGGCGGCAACCATAATTATCGAAAGCCTGGAGTCAGCCAAAAAGAGAGGTGCAAAAATATTAGGAGAGATCATAGGATATGGCTTTTCCTCCAATGGAGATCATATTTCACATCCAAACGTAGAGGGTCCGGCGCGCTCACTGGAAATGGCTATGCAGCAGGCTAACATTAGGGCCGCTGATATTGCATACATAAATGCCCATGCTACATCTACTCTGGCCGGTGATTTGAACGAGGGGAAAGCAATACTGCAGGTTTTTGGAGATAAGCAGCCTTACCTGAGCTCGACCAAGTCTATGACTGGCCATGAAATGTGGATGGCCGGAGCCAGTGAAGTGGTTTACTCGCTGCTTATGATGCAAAATGGTTTTATTGCTCCAAACATCAACCTTCACGATCCTGATGATGAACTAAAAGATTTAAACTTTGCTTTTGATGTTGTGGAAAAGGATTTTGATTTATTTTTGTCGAATTCTTTTGGATTTGGAGGCACAAATTCCAGCTTAATCATCAAAAAATTTGACTAAATATTTACGAAACGGCGATGAATAGAGAAGAGATCATTGAGAAAATAAATGGATTCCTGGTGGATGAGTTTGAGGTTGAACCTGAAGTAATAGAACCTGAAGCTAATTTGAAAGAAACATTAGATCTGGATAGCCTTGACTATGTTGATCTTGTGGTGGAGATTGAAAGCAATTTTGGTTTTAAGGTAAATCCCGAGGACTTTGTAGGTATTAATACTTTTCAGGATTTCTACGAATACGTAATTCAGAAAGCCGAGGCTGCGTAATGGCGTCTTGGAAGGGCAAAACGCGTGGTGGCCTTCTGGGTTATCAGATTTTCATTTATATTCTTAAAAAGTCAGGGGTAGGTGCCGCATATGTTCTTTTGAGAATAGTGGCATGTTACTACGTGATGTTTGCT
This region of Fulvivirga ulvae genomic DNA includes:
- a CDS encoding 2Fe-2S iron-sulfur cluster-binding protein gives rise to the protein MPKIVIKNLDNKIISGNEAPESILNILQDNFVDWMHACGGKGRCTTCKAIILEGEENLGPLTTHEKRFADMNALKPNERLTCQCIVEKGEIVIKVPETSKLPHMKYSD
- the recO gene encoding DNA repair protein RecO; this encodes MLHKTRGIVFKYFKYRDTSIIAKVFTEEFGLQTYIVNGVRSKSSKGRIALYQPLTLLDLVVYYKETADINRISEVKCGSPFQTIQTDVRKTAIAMFIAEILYKCVKEEGEVHDLFEFIYRSIEILDHLETNYQNFHLQFMLKLSKYLGFGIESSDFLDVFYAEEAFLVNELMDNSYEDSARLNNSSRRKMLDHIIKFFQTNVDSLKEINSIKVLQEVL
- the porZ gene encoding type IX secretion system anionic LPS delivery protein PorZ — encoded protein: MSRIVLFIFCVIIWRMGLGQNDIPIGTWRTHYAYYNLKHVVEAENRIFASAESGLFYFDKDDNSITKLSKIDGLQAEDITALYFDHSTSQLLIGYGSGNLDVIRGNEIFSLDLTSTSQIIGSKRINHITSFQSFAYIATDYGVLKFDLSRLEVTETYRELGAGAEPLKINQSTVLNDSLFLATEEGVLAANLIDGTNLLDYQNWKRFDIAEGIPASPIQIIVSLNNIVLAGIDEDQLYKYEDIWQATGLLMGADFSEASSNDQQALIVHSGALTGISLSLQQTSVQSDLLSVVSMAINDQEGHLWIADAQNGLITDYTGAFQSLELNGPYKNEIFRFGQFNNSIYAFPGGYASGMNPMGSDAGFYIFSGNSWQNYNIAGIDYTIPEFKDIVDGAYQESSGSLFLASAGYGLLKLTNNGESTIIDEINSPLENLSVAERRVIIPALTKANGGLWVLNYGAAYPLHFLDKDGNWASYNLNLTAASYPIKIMIVNHQVWMIIDPTVEGGILVFEPETNEYRFLSDVTNNGGLKGDRVYDFALDKEGLVWVGTNDGVSVFTLPSEVLEGNVDAVEPIFENGLLFRNEDVLCIEIDGGNRKWIGTTKGAWLFNDAADEQILHFDQSNSPLPDNRVFDIEINTETGEVFFATNKGIVSYRGTATEAREEHSDVKIFPNPVTEDFNGTVGISGLASDAVVKITDISGKLIWQMQANGGTATWNVSDYNGNRAESGIYLVFSASEDGEDTFVGKIAVIN
- a CDS encoding HAL/PAL/TAL family ammonia-lyase — encoded protein: MVKIGLGALTLADIEKAVFKTEKVELSEEARNIVNDSYAFLSEFSKNKVIYGINTGFGPMAQYKISEGEQKDLQFNLIRSHASGLGDILDPVYVRASMLARLNTLSLGYSGVNISATQILIDLLNNHISPVIFEHGGVGASGDLVQLAHLALVMIGEGEVVYNNQRRSTSEVFDELGITPMSIKLREGLAVMNGTSVMTGIGIINAIYAQRAIEWSVGISAMICEMVDSYDDYFSAELNNTKKHSGQQHIARLMREGMADSKYIRKREKQLYNTHIEEEIISNKVQEYYSLRCVPQILGAIYETIIEAQKLLVEEINSANDNPIVDAKSGNVFHGGNFHGDYVSFEMDKLKIAITKLSMLAERQLNFLMNPQLNGVLSPFVNLGKLGFNFGMQGVQFTATSTTAENQMLSNPMYVHSIPNNNDNQDIVSMGANAALCAKKVIENTFEVLAIEVISIVQALDYLKKTGGLSMQSKQIYSEIREIIPEFSGDYPIYNDLRKVKEFMMENSLLKV
- a CDS encoding acyl carrier protein; translation: MNREEIIEKINGFLVDEFEVEPEVIEPEANLKETLDLDSLDYVDLVVEIESNFGFKVNPEDFVGINTFQDFYEYVIQKAEAA
- a CDS encoding beta-ketoacyl-[acyl-carrier-protein] synthase family protein; the protein is MNRVVITGIGIYSCIGKNLEEVRDSLYKGKSGIGTDPERKDLGFRSSLTGIVERPVLKEMLNRRQRIGLAEQGEYAYMSTIEAMKLANMDEEFLANENVGIIFGNDSSAKPCIEAVDTLRVKKDTTLIGSGSIFQSMNSTVTMNLATIFKLKGINFTVSAACASGSHSIGLGYMMVKSGMQDKVICGGAQEVNYHSMGSFDGLGTFSVQETDPSASSRPFDKKRDGLVPSGGAATIIIESLESAKKRGAKILGEIIGYGFSSNGDHISHPNVEGPARSLEMAMQQANIRAADIAYINAHATSTLAGDLNEGKAILQVFGDKQPYLSSTKSMTGHEMWMAGASEVVYSLLMMQNGFIAPNINLHDPDDELKDLNFAFDVVEKDFDLFLSNSFGFGGTNSSLIIKKFD
- a CDS encoding thymidine kinase; protein product: MFVEPNFGKAKKTGWIEVICGCMFSGKTEELIRRLNRSLIAKQKVEIFKPAVDVRYHKSDVVSHNENAIRSTPVDFADDIILMAGDCDVVGIDEAQFFDEEIVTVCNKLANSGKRVIVAGLDMDFEGKPFGPMPNLLAVAEFVTKVHAICARSGEIASFSFRLTDDQGKVLLGEKQQYEARSRRSFFEGMKDRKSNQ
- the fabG gene encoding 3-oxoacyl-ACP reductase FabG — translated: MKYALVTGGSRGIGKAICIQLAEQGYNILINYASNKKAAEQVKAAVEEAGRVAELIPFNVADRKETNEVLGQWQKNNADKKIEVLVNNAGIKKDNLMIWMKDEEWDDVVDTSLGGFYNVTKSVLQEMVKTKNGKIINVVSLSGLKGLPGQTNYSAAKAAVIGATKALAQEVARRNITVNAVAPGFIKTEMTEGIDEKEYKSMIPMRRFGTAEEVAKVVGFLASDASSYITGETISINGGLY
- a CDS encoding NAD(P)/FAD-dependent oxidoreductase; the protein is MNDLETEEKVDVLVIGAGPSGTVAAAILQKKGLHVKIVEKQKFPRFVIGESLLPRSMHNFEKADFIDVIEQAGFQKKYGAKFADKHEICDFDFASQFSDGWTWTWQVKRDRFDHILAEEVMRRGICLDYEAEVTAVRFNQDGSSVTTVEKAGCTSDIRARIIVDSSGYGRVLPRLLDLDQPSGLPERSSFFCHVKPKEVSDDKERMRIIIIVYTNDVWGWVIPFADGTSSIGIVGSPEGVHRYEGSKEKQMRKWIAEIPALKERFTDCEMVFEPRTITGYASAVKQLYGNGYVLTGNASGFVDPIFSSGVTLATESAALAAELISEQLAGKTINWEKDYAQYILGGVDVFKTFIEAWYAGDLQKIFFSNSPNEKIKQQICSVLAGYVWDSGNPFVKKHDRALSNLVKVVSY